A genomic window from Streptomyces broussonetiae includes:
- a CDS encoding alpha/beta fold hydrolase has translation MIDVNGIRLHIAEQGSGPLVVLLHGFPESWHSWHHQFGPLADAGFRVVAPDQRGYGRSDHPEDVGAYTIFHLVGDVVGLIRALGEEKAFVVGHDWGAPVAWHTALLRPDMVRAVAGLSVPPPFRGAHPPLETMDKRFDGRFYWNYFNRPGVADAEFARDTRTTLRKFFYGASGSARPSGALMQPLIEPGQGWLDSMVDPDVLPDWFTEDDLDALTESFSGGFTGPLNWYRNLDRNWELTAPWQGAAVTRPALYIYGDRDLVPAFPGTPELIEKLPDLMPSLWRKPIKLTGCGHWTQQERPNEVNAALIEFLEAHV, from the coding sequence ATGATCGACGTGAACGGCATTCGGCTGCACATCGCCGAGCAGGGCAGCGGCCCCCTCGTCGTGCTGCTGCACGGCTTCCCCGAGTCCTGGCACTCCTGGCACCACCAGTTCGGCCCCCTGGCCGACGCCGGCTTCCGGGTAGTCGCTCCCGACCAGCGCGGATACGGCCGCAGCGACCACCCCGAGGACGTCGGCGCCTACACCATCTTCCACCTGGTCGGGGACGTCGTCGGACTGATCCGTGCCCTGGGCGAGGAGAAGGCGTTCGTCGTCGGGCACGACTGGGGCGCCCCGGTCGCCTGGCACACCGCGCTGCTGCGACCGGACATGGTGCGCGCGGTGGCCGGCCTGAGCGTGCCGCCGCCCTTCCGTGGGGCGCATCCGCCCCTGGAGACCATGGACAAGCGGTTCGACGGCCGCTTCTACTGGAACTACTTCAACCGCCCCGGTGTGGCCGACGCCGAGTTCGCCAGGGACACACGCACGACCCTCCGGAAGTTCTTCTATGGAGCATCCGGCTCCGCTCGCCCCAGCGGCGCACTCATGCAGCCGCTGATCGAACCCGGCCAGGGCTGGCTCGACAGCATGGTGGATCCTGATGTGCTGCCGGACTGGTTCACCGAAGACGATCTCGACGCGCTCACCGAGAGCTTCTCCGGCGGCTTCACCGGGCCCCTCAACTGGTACCGCAACCTCGACCGCAACTGGGAACTGACCGCTCCGTGGCAGGGCGCCGCCGTCACCCGGCCCGCGCTGTACATCTACGGCGACCGAGACCTGGTCCCGGCCTTCCCGGGCACGCCCGAACTCATCGAGAAGCTCCCCGACCTGATGCCGAGTCTGTGGCGCAAGCCGATCAAGCTGACCGGCTGCGGTCACTGGACGCAGCAGGAACGCCCGAACGAGGTGAACGCGGCCCTCATCGAGTTCCTCGAGGCCCACGTCTGA
- a CDS encoding VOC family protein, whose amino-acid sequence MSHSWPSHLDVGAVRFVRPTASYDDVLVFYHDVLGLPVLAQWHGHQGYDGIVLGLPGTPVHMELLQHGEPPRIPEPHPENQLVLYLRGPEAVAVAARRLTEHGHSPVPSANPYWPEHGAVLFEDPDGWLVVLAPWVFGEEPPPAG is encoded by the coding sequence ATGTCGCACTCCTGGCCCAGCCACCTCGACGTAGGAGCGGTCCGCTTCGTCCGGCCGACCGCGAGTTACGACGACGTCCTGGTCTTCTACCATGACGTCCTCGGCCTGCCGGTACTCGCCCAGTGGCACGGCCACCAGGGCTACGACGGCATCGTCCTCGGGCTGCCAGGCACCCCTGTGCACATGGAACTGCTGCAGCACGGCGAGCCGCCCCGCATTCCCGAACCGCACCCGGAGAACCAGCTGGTGCTGTACCTGCGCGGCCCCGAAGCCGTTGCGGTCGCCGCCCGACGGCTCACCGAGCACGGGCACAGCCCCGTCCCCTCCGCGAACCCCTACTGGCCCGAACACGGCGCCGTACTCTTCGAGGACCCGGACGGCTGGCTGGTCGTCCTCGCGCCCTGGGTCTTCGGCGAAGAGCCTCCACCGGCCGGGTGA
- a CDS encoding Pls/PosA family non-ribosomal peptide synthetase: MDFATSHPSAPHTRGTTLSSPAFDAPHQSLTSPDGRALFRSAAASPPRTLIDVLQATVARRPDAPALDTGADILTYRELWAEVLRRAQRLTGRGIGPGDRVGIRVPSGSADLYLSILSVLHCGAAYVPVDADDPEERAATVFREAGVCLVLGPHPQPAGLAVPSNAAADRCTPVPQDDAWIIFTSGSTGAPKGVAVTHRSAAAFVDAEARLFLRERPLGPGDRVLAGLSVAFDASCEEMWLAWRSGACLVPAERSLVRAGHELGAWLDDRGITVVSTVPTLLAMWPEEAVRRVRLLILGGEACPPGLVERFAGPGREMWNTYGPTETTVVACAARLEPGRTVRIGLPLAGWELAVVDATGEPVAYGEEGELVIAGAGTARYLDPMKDAERFRPCPALDSPRAYRSGDLVRADAQGLVFLGRADDQVKLGGRRVELGEIDAALLALPGVRGAAAAVQSTAVGAPVLVGYVIAEQGVGGRSAFEAGKARELLSEQLPAPLVPVLAEVTTLPTRASGKVDRRALPWPVPLAGGGGDDGDTAHRLSGTAARLADVWEQLLGLRPGPDSDFVALGGTSLTAARMASMLRAEYPGLSVADLYRHPVLHRMAAHLDSLAGPAQEVRPARPIPRRTAVVQFFVQLAGYGITGLRGLVGLAAADNVLGWIAPHRWAPHTSWWLVLVGWAVLFSAPLRCLIGAGLARTLAGSIAPGAHPRGGAVHLRLWSAERAVASFGVPSLVGTPWAAWYARLLGCRTGRDVRLHTMPPVTGLAELGDGCSVEPEADIAGWWLDGDTLHVGPVSVGAGARLGHRSTLLPGAVVGRGAELTAGSCLDGRIPDGTVWTGSPARPAEPAERLAGAGWPAPLADRRRRWHLAYALSLAGLPLLSLLAAAPALFATWLLVRSTPTLSGAAGHLLAAAPLFAVMTTIFGMLVTVLAVRLLNRSIKPGTHRADGGVAWRAWLVTRLLDGARAGFFPLYASLATPYWLRLLGARVGRGAEISTVLPLPSLLRVDDGAFLADDTLVAPFELRGGWMRLGHVRIGTRAFVGNSGIVGPDREVGDHALVGVLSDAPAQGEPGMSWIGRPAMPLPRLPESGDPARTFAPPRRLVAARAAVELCRVLPVIIGTVLAESLLLTEQEALDLGGLPLAALAGIPLLMAASLLACLTTTGAKWLLVGRFRSGERPLWSSFVWRNELFDTFVEVLAVPWGAGAHLGTPVLNWWLRSLGARIGRGVWCDTYWLPETDLISLGDGVSVNRGCVLQTHLFHDRIMRMDTVRLAAGASLGPHSITLPGTTIGAGASIAAASLVMRGETVPDGTRWAGNPIAGVGATTTASLAGGEAA; the protein is encoded by the coding sequence ATGGACTTCGCGACTTCGCATCCATCGGCACCGCACACCAGAGGCACCACTTTGTCATCGCCCGCATTCGATGCGCCCCATCAGTCCCTCACGTCACCTGACGGCCGGGCTCTCTTCCGTTCCGCGGCGGCTTCACCGCCACGTACTCTCATCGACGTCCTGCAGGCCACCGTCGCCCGCCGTCCGGATGCACCCGCCCTGGACACGGGCGCCGACATACTGACCTACCGTGAGCTGTGGGCCGAGGTGCTGCGTCGCGCCCAGCGCCTCACGGGCCGGGGCATCGGCCCCGGTGACCGCGTGGGGATCCGGGTTCCCTCCGGTAGCGCGGACCTGTATCTGTCGATCCTCTCCGTACTGCACTGCGGGGCGGCCTACGTACCGGTCGACGCGGACGACCCCGAGGAGCGTGCCGCCACCGTCTTCCGTGAAGCCGGGGTGTGTCTCGTCCTCGGGCCCCATCCGCAGCCCGCCGGTCTCGCCGTACCGTCGAACGCGGCGGCGGATCGCTGCACGCCCGTCCCGCAGGACGACGCCTGGATCATCTTCACGTCCGGCTCGACCGGCGCGCCCAAGGGCGTGGCCGTCACGCATCGGTCCGCCGCCGCCTTCGTGGACGCCGAGGCACGCCTGTTCCTGCGCGAGCGCCCGCTCGGTCCCGGCGACCGTGTCCTCGCGGGGCTGTCCGTCGCCTTCGACGCCTCCTGCGAGGAGATGTGGCTGGCCTGGCGCTCGGGCGCCTGTCTGGTGCCGGCCGAGCGCTCACTCGTCCGGGCCGGTCATGAACTCGGCGCCTGGCTGGACGACCGTGGCATCACCGTCGTCTCCACCGTCCCGACGCTGCTGGCCATGTGGCCCGAAGAGGCGGTGCGACGGGTGCGGTTGCTGATCCTGGGCGGCGAGGCGTGCCCGCCCGGCCTGGTCGAACGGTTCGCCGGTCCCGGGCGGGAGATGTGGAACACCTACGGCCCGACGGAGACCACCGTCGTGGCGTGCGCCGCCCGGCTCGAGCCCGGCCGCACCGTGCGCATCGGACTGCCGCTCGCGGGCTGGGAGTTGGCGGTCGTCGACGCGACGGGAGAACCTGTGGCGTACGGCGAGGAGGGCGAGTTGGTGATCGCCGGCGCCGGCACCGCGCGCTATCTCGACCCCATGAAGGACGCCGAGCGCTTCCGGCCGTGTCCCGCGCTGGACTCGCCGCGCGCCTACCGCTCGGGCGACCTCGTGCGCGCCGACGCCCAGGGGCTGGTGTTCCTGGGGCGCGCCGACGACCAGGTCAAGCTGGGCGGGCGACGCGTCGAACTGGGCGAGATCGACGCGGCCCTGCTCGCGCTGCCGGGGGTGCGCGGCGCCGCCGCGGCCGTGCAGTCGACGGCGGTCGGCGCCCCGGTGCTGGTCGGTTACGTCATTGCGGAACAGGGCGTCGGCGGGCGGTCGGCGTTCGAGGCCGGCAAGGCCAGGGAGCTGCTGAGCGAGCAGCTGCCCGCGCCGCTGGTGCCGGTGCTGGCCGAGGTGACGACTCTGCCCACGCGCGCCTCCGGGAAGGTCGACCGCAGGGCGCTGCCCTGGCCGGTGCCCCTGGCCGGCGGCGGGGGCGACGACGGTGACACGGCGCACCGGCTGTCCGGGACGGCGGCCCGACTGGCGGACGTCTGGGAGCAGTTGCTGGGTCTGCGGCCCGGCCCGGACAGCGACTTCGTCGCTCTCGGCGGCACCAGCCTGACCGCCGCCCGGATGGCCTCGATGCTGCGCGCGGAGTATCCGGGCCTGTCGGTCGCCGATCTCTACCGGCACCCGGTGCTGCACCGCATGGCCGCCCATCTCGACTCCCTGGCCGGTCCCGCGCAGGAGGTGCGCCCTGCCCGGCCGATACCCCGACGGACGGCCGTCGTGCAGTTCTTCGTCCAGCTGGCCGGGTACGGGATCACGGGCCTGCGCGGGCTGGTGGGACTGGCCGCGGCGGACAACGTGCTCGGCTGGATCGCCCCGCACCGCTGGGCTCCGCACACGTCGTGGTGGCTGGTCCTGGTCGGCTGGGCCGTGCTGTTCAGCGCACCGCTGCGCTGCCTGATCGGAGCGGGCCTCGCCCGCACGCTGGCCGGCTCGATCGCTCCGGGTGCCCATCCGCGCGGTGGTGCCGTGCATCTGCGGCTGTGGAGCGCGGAGCGGGCGGTCGCGTCGTTCGGCGTGCCGTCCCTGGTCGGCACCCCGTGGGCCGCCTGGTACGCCCGGCTCCTCGGCTGCCGCACCGGGCGCGACGTACGGCTGCACACGATGCCCCCGGTGACGGGCCTGGCCGAACTGGGCGACGGATGCAGTGTCGAACCCGAGGCGGACATCGCGGGCTGGTGGCTCGACGGTGACACGCTGCACGTCGGGCCGGTCTCCGTCGGAGCGGGTGCCCGGCTGGGTCACCGCAGCACGCTGCTCCCCGGTGCCGTCGTCGGGCGTGGTGCGGAGCTGACCGCCGGCAGCTGTCTGGACGGGCGGATCCCGGACGGCACCGTGTGGACCGGTTCGCCGGCCCGGCCGGCCGAGCCCGCCGAGCGTCTCGCGGGTGCCGGGTGGCCGGCGCCCCTGGCGGACCGCCGACGGCGCTGGCACCTGGCCTACGCGCTCTCCCTGGCCGGGCTGCCTCTGCTGTCCCTGCTGGCGGCGGCCCCGGCACTGTTCGCCACCTGGCTGCTGGTCCGCTCCACACCGACACTGTCCGGCGCGGCCGGCCATCTGCTCGCCGCCGCACCGCTGTTCGCGGTCATGACCACGATCTTCGGAATGCTGGTCACCGTGCTCGCCGTACGCCTGCTGAACCGGTCGATCAAGCCCGGAACGCACCGCGCGGACGGGGGCGTGGCCTGGCGTGCCTGGCTGGTGACGCGGCTGCTCGACGGTGCCCGAGCCGGCTTCTTCCCCCTGTACGCGAGCCTGGCGACGCCGTACTGGCTGCGGTTGCTCGGCGCTCGCGTCGGCCGTGGCGCCGAGATCTCGACGGTGCTTCCGCTGCCGTCGCTGCTCCGGGTGGACGACGGCGCGTTCCTCGCCGACGACACGCTGGTCGCGCCGTTCGAACTGCGCGGCGGATGGATGCGGTTGGGGCACGTACGGATCGGCACGCGCGCGTTCGTCGGCAACTCGGGCATCGTCGGCCCCGACCGTGAGGTCGGCGACCACGCACTGGTCGGCGTGCTGTCCGACGCCCCGGCACAGGGCGAGCCCGGCATGTCCTGGATCGGGCGGCCGGCGATGCCGCTGCCCCGTCTGCCGGAAAGCGGCGACCCGGCACGCACGTTCGCCCCGCCCCGGCGGCTGGTGGCGGCCCGCGCGGCCGTGGAACTGTGCCGCGTGCTGCCCGTGATCATCGGCACGGTGCTCGCGGAGAGCCTGCTGCTCACCGAGCAGGAGGCCCTGGACCTCGGCGGGCTGCCCCTGGCCGCGCTCGCCGGCATTCCGCTGCTGATGGCCGCGTCCCTGCTGGCCTGCCTGACCACGACCGGCGCCAAATGGCTGCTCGTGGGCCGTTTCCGGTCCGGTGAGCGCCCGTTGTGGTCGTCGTTCGTGTGGCGCAACGAGCTGTTCGACACCTTCGTGGAGGTCCTGGCCGTGCCGTGGGGTGCGGGGGCGCACCTGGGCACGCCCGTGCTGAACTGGTGGCTGCGCAGCCTCGGCGCGCGCATCGGACGGGGCGTGTGGTGCGACACCTACTGGCTGCCGGAGACCGACCTGATCAGCCTCGGCGACGGCGTCAGCGTCAACCGCGGATGTGTGCTCCAGACCCACCTGTTCCACGACCGGATCATGCGGATGGACACCGTACGGCTGGCGGCCGGGGCCTCCCTGGGACCGCACAGCATCACCCTGCCGGGCACCACGATCGGCGCGGGGGCGTCCATCGCCGCCGCCTCGCTCGTGATGCGAGGTGAGACGGTGCCGGACGGCACCCGCTGGGCCGGCAACCCCATCGCCGGTGTCGGCGCCACCACCACCGCCTCGCTCGCCGGAGGGGAGGCGGCATGA
- a CDS encoding M1 family metallopeptidase: MTWCSRRALIRGAALAPLAATATDHTPSQGARYFASHGTYAHRTLSYDLHLAYDPAVGTLDGRAHIRAVAERTLPRVELDLARFAVHEARIDGTAVRPGRRRNKLILPAPCPIGAGTAFSVEIGYGGRPGPLRTPFGQIGWDRTGDAHGGTLVASQPLGAPSWFPCNDRPDDKAEFTFRVSVPHGHHVLANGTLLEQTATGSAERWTYHHPGPMAPYLASLYTGRFAYETWEAEDTAAGRRIAGRNAFPVRLSRPARYDLGRQPAMLSAFTGWFGPYPFETYGAVVVDADLDQPVENQTVSVFGRNHIDGSRTWETLVAHELVHQWYGNSVSLRNWRDIWLNEGFATYGEWLWSEHIGEDPADSIARQAWHTLAKGEQNLRIADPGPHRIFDDRVYNRGACALHALRLTLGDGDFFAMLRGWHRAHRGKSAETAAFIAHAGRSHPARIEPLLRAWLYEKRLPPLPHPGPDRVRI, encoded by the coding sequence ATGACCTGGTGCAGCCGGCGCGCGCTGATCCGCGGCGCGGCGCTCGCCCCGCTCGCGGCGACGGCCACGGACCACACGCCGTCGCAGGGGGCACGCTACTTCGCAAGCCATGGGACGTACGCTCACCGCACCCTCTCCTACGACCTGCACCTCGCGTACGACCCGGCCGTCGGCACGCTCGACGGGCGGGCGCACATCCGGGCGGTCGCGGAGCGGACCCTGCCTCGGGTCGAGCTGGACCTCGCCCGGTTCGCCGTGCACGAGGCCCGGATCGACGGGACCGCCGTCCGCCCCGGCAGGCGACGCAACAAGCTGATCCTGCCCGCGCCGTGCCCGATCGGCGCCGGTACCGCCTTCAGCGTGGAGATCGGCTACGGCGGCCGACCGGGCCCGCTGCGCACGCCGTTCGGGCAGATCGGCTGGGACCGTACCGGCGACGCGCACGGCGGCACACTGGTCGCCTCCCAGCCGCTCGGCGCCCCGTCGTGGTTCCCGTGCAACGACCGCCCGGACGACAAGGCCGAGTTCACCTTCCGGGTGAGCGTGCCCCACGGGCACCACGTGCTGGCCAACGGGACGCTGCTGGAGCAGACCGCGACCGGGTCCGCGGAGCGCTGGACGTACCATCACCCGGGCCCGATGGCTCCCTATCTCGCCTCGCTGTACACGGGCCGGTTCGCCTACGAGACCTGGGAGGCCGAGGACACCGCGGCCGGCCGGCGCATCGCCGGGCGCAATGCCTTCCCCGTACGGCTGTCCCGTCCGGCTCGGTACGACCTGGGCCGCCAGCCCGCCATGCTGAGCGCGTTCACCGGCTGGTTCGGGCCGTATCCCTTCGAGACGTACGGCGCGGTCGTCGTGGACGCCGACCTCGACCAGCCGGTGGAGAACCAGACGGTGTCCGTCTTCGGCCGCAACCACATCGACGGCAGCCGCACCTGGGAGACCCTCGTCGCCCACGAACTCGTCCACCAGTGGTACGGCAACAGCGTGAGCCTGCGCAACTGGCGCGACATCTGGCTCAACGAGGGCTTCGCCACCTACGGCGAGTGGCTGTGGTCGGAGCACATCGGCGAGGACCCCGCGGACAGCATCGCCCGGCAGGCCTGGCACACGCTCGCGAAGGGCGAGCAGAACCTGCGGATCGCCGACCCGGGACCGCACCGCATCTTCGACGACCGTGTCTACAACCGGGGCGCGTGCGCTCTGCATGCCCTGCGCCTGACGCTGGGCGACGGGGACTTCTTCGCGATGCTGCGCGGCTGGCACCGGGCGCACCGCGGCAAGAGCGCCGAAACCGCCGCCTTCATCGCCCACGCCGGACGATCACATCCGGCACGGATCGAGCCGCTGCTGCGGGCCTGGCTCTACGAAAAGCGGCTCCCGCCCTTGCCGCATCCGGGTCCGGACCGCGTACGGATCTGA
- a CDS encoding PadR family transcriptional regulator encodes MRSSPLGLTVLSLLHLQPLHPYGIQRLIKQWGKDQVVNVSQRASLYRTIDRLLEAGLITVRETSRDQQYPERTVYDVTDAGRTTTREWLREMLVAPRAEYPEFPAALSFTMMLLPHEVAADLSARASQVRSQLAELEASAEGARQLALPRVTMLEDEYRRAVLTAELDWLDAVTSDLRSGALTWDFESLAALARSAS; translated from the coding sequence ATGCGCAGCTCCCCCCTCGGCCTCACCGTCCTCTCGCTGCTGCACCTGCAGCCGCTGCACCCGTACGGCATCCAGCGGCTGATCAAGCAGTGGGGGAAGGACCAGGTCGTCAATGTCAGCCAGCGGGCGAGCCTGTACCGGACCATCGACCGGCTGCTCGAGGCGGGGCTGATCACGGTGCGCGAGACCAGCCGGGATCAGCAGTACCCGGAACGCACCGTCTACGACGTGACGGACGCGGGCCGTACCACGACGCGTGAGTGGCTGCGCGAGATGCTGGTCGCCCCGCGGGCGGAGTACCCGGAGTTCCCGGCCGCGCTCTCCTTCACCATGATGCTGCTGCCGCACGAGGTGGCGGCCGATCTGTCCGCGCGCGCCTCCCAAGTACGGTCACAACTGGCCGAGTTGGAGGCTTCCGCCGAGGGAGCCCGGCAGCTGGCACTGCCCCGGGTCACCATGCTGGAGGACGAGTACCGTCGCGCCGTGCTGACCGCGGAGCTCGACTGGCTCGACGCGGTCACATCGGATCTCCGCTCGGGCGCGCTCACCTGGGACTTCGAAAGCCTGGCGGCGCTCGCCAGGTCCGCGTCCTGA
- a CDS encoding FAD-dependent oxidoreductase: MTHTRTAIVVGGGIAGPVAALALRRAGIEATVHEAYTTTADGVGGALGIAPNGRAALGLVGLDRIGTPMNAIVLQNHKGRTITEIRQPAQFSWRADLYRRLYDLALQQGVEVHHGHELVDVRESGSGIRAVFADGSTSEEADVLIGADGLRSTVRRLIDPQAPEPRYSGLLGFGARVEGAGLPPTGDRMYMAFGRRAFFGYQTFEDGSGVWFANLPYAYRTWQQARQTSNEQWLHRLAEAFAEDTLPALDLLRLTPPEDLITTGPMEDLPHVPHWHRGRMVLVGDSAHATSPSSGQGASLAAESAVELARALRDLPHPQAFAAYEHARRARVERVIAQGARTNSGKAAGPVGRVVRDALLPLFARLATPEKMAWQYDHRISWDAPVAA, from the coding sequence ATGACCCACACGCGCACAGCGATCGTGGTGGGCGGCGGCATCGCCGGCCCGGTTGCAGCCCTCGCGCTGCGCCGGGCCGGCATCGAGGCCACCGTGCACGAGGCCTATACGACGACCGCCGACGGCGTCGGCGGAGCGCTGGGCATCGCGCCCAACGGCCGGGCCGCCCTCGGCCTGGTCGGGCTGGACCGGATCGGCACCCCGATGAACGCCATCGTGCTGCAGAACCACAAGGGCCGGACCATCACCGAGATCCGCCAGCCGGCGCAGTTCAGCTGGCGCGCCGACCTGTACCGACGGCTCTACGACCTGGCCCTGCAGCAGGGCGTCGAAGTCCACCACGGCCACGAACTGGTCGACGTCCGCGAGAGCGGCAGTGGCATCCGGGCCGTCTTCGCCGACGGCTCCACCAGCGAGGAGGCCGACGTCCTGATCGGCGCGGACGGTCTGCGCTCCACCGTGCGCCGGCTGATCGACCCCCAGGCTCCAGAGCCGCGCTACTCGGGACTGCTCGGCTTCGGCGCGCGCGTCGAAGGCGCCGGACTGCCCCCCACCGGCGACCGGATGTACATGGCGTTCGGGCGCCGGGCCTTCTTCGGGTACCAGACCTTCGAGGACGGCTCCGGCGTCTGGTTCGCCAACCTTCCGTACGCCTACCGGACGTGGCAGCAGGCGCGGCAGACCTCGAACGAGCAGTGGCTGCACCGGCTGGCCGAGGCGTTCGCCGAGGACACGCTTCCCGCCCTGGACCTGCTGCGGCTGACCCCACCCGAGGATCTGATCACCACCGGTCCCATGGAGGACCTCCCGCACGTCCCGCACTGGCATCGCGGCCGCATGGTGCTGGTGGGCGACTCGGCCCACGCCACGTCCCCCAGCTCCGGCCAGGGCGCCTCACTCGCCGCGGAGAGTGCCGTGGAACTTGCCCGCGCGCTACGGGACCTGCCGCATCCCCAGGCCTTCGCCGCCTATGAACACGCCCGCCGCGCCCGGGTCGAGCGAGTCATCGCCCAGGGCGCCCGCACCAACAGCGGCAAGGCCGCCGGGCCGGTGGGGCGGGTGGTGCGGGACGCTCTCCTGCCCCTGTTCGCGCGCCTCGCCACCCCCGAGAAGATGGCCTGGCAATACGACCACCGGATCTCCTGGGACGCCCCCGTCGCCGCGTGA
- a CDS encoding alpha/beta hydrolase: MAPLFTAGITATLLAALAPAAQASAADPLRRFENQKPAWQRCDASQPAALQCATIKVPLDYDRPGAKTIDLAISRMRTSVPGKRHGVILFNPGGPGGEGLDMPVMMKEAMPRKVLDQYDLIGFDPRGVGRSSPVTCGLTTTEQNFERAYRPETFSRDVAWARTVADKCRARNGARLPYITTRNTARDMDVIRAVLGQKKISYLGYSYGTYLGAVYAQMFPRRTDRWVLDSAVDPARVWRGMIQVWAEGTEPAFTRWTEWTARRDRTYRLGTTPAKVRKTFWDLIARADRSPVDDGGRKLTGDDIRAALRSEFFTPKYAAEAVMNLKKAADGHVTSRGSLVPGEQQGPPGFTASAAQAPDDNGTAAFWAVVCGDTAAWPRDPQQYRRDAIRDKATYPLYGDIASNILPCAFWNKPAEPVTTVQNKVGVLTVQNQWDSQTPLVSGLGMHHALKGSRMVFVRGGEGHGVYSADPKACANRTVNAYLSSGKLPARDVTCTPSAAQRPGVAQPLVPAPQHTPAGPRF, from the coding sequence ATGGCGCCCTTGTTCACCGCGGGCATCACGGCGACGCTGCTCGCCGCCCTCGCCCCGGCGGCGCAGGCATCCGCGGCAGACCCGCTGAGAAGATTCGAGAACCAGAAGCCGGCCTGGCAGCGATGCGACGCGTCGCAGCCCGCCGCCCTGCAGTGCGCGACGATCAAGGTCCCGCTCGACTACGACCGTCCCGGTGCCAAGACGATCGACCTGGCCATCTCCCGGATGAGGACCAGCGTGCCCGGCAAGCGGCACGGGGTGATCCTCTTCAACCCCGGCGGTCCGGGCGGCGAAGGGCTGGACATGCCGGTCATGATGAAGGAGGCAATGCCCAGGAAGGTCCTCGACCAGTACGACCTCATCGGGTTCGATCCGCGCGGCGTGGGCCGTAGCAGCCCGGTCACCTGCGGTCTCACGACGACGGAGCAGAACTTCGAACGTGCCTACCGGCCCGAGACGTTCAGCCGTGACGTCGCATGGGCGCGGACCGTCGCCGACAAGTGCCGTGCCAGGAACGGCGCCAGGCTGCCGTACATCACCACCCGCAACACCGCCCGCGACATGGACGTCATCCGTGCCGTGCTGGGTCAGAAGAAGATCTCGTACCTGGGCTACTCCTACGGTACGTACCTGGGCGCTGTCTATGCGCAGATGTTCCCCCGGCGGACCGACCGCTGGGTGCTGGACAGCGCGGTCGACCCGGCACGGGTCTGGCGGGGCATGATCCAGGTCTGGGCGGAGGGCACCGAGCCGGCGTTCACCCGCTGGACCGAGTGGACGGCGCGGCGCGACCGCACCTACCGGCTCGGCACCACTCCGGCCAAGGTCAGGAAGACGTTCTGGGATCTGATCGCCCGCGCCGACCGCTCTCCCGTCGACGACGGTGGGCGCAAACTCACCGGCGACGACATCCGCGCCGCCCTGCGCTCCGAGTTCTTCACCCCCAAGTACGCGGCCGAGGCGGTCATGAACCTCAAGAAGGCCGCCGACGGGCATGTGACCTCCCGCGGTTCTCTCGTGCCGGGCGAGCAGCAGGGACCGCCCGGGTTCACGGCTTCGGCCGCGCAGGCACCGGACGACAACGGTACGGCCGCCTTCTGGGCCGTGGTCTGCGGCGACACCGCGGCCTGGCCGCGCGACCCCCAGCAGTACCGGCGGGACGCGATCCGCGACAAGGCCACGTACCCGCTCTACGGTGACATCGCCTCCAACATTCTGCCGTGCGCGTTCTGGAACAAGCCGGCCGAACCCGTCACCACTGTGCAGAACAAGGTCGGCGTGCTCACGGTCCAGAACCAGTGGGACTCCCAGACGCCCCTGGTCAGCGGCCTCGGGATGCACCACGCTCTCAAGGGCTCGCGCATGGTGTTCGTCAGGGGCGGCGAGGGCCACGGCGTGTACTCCGCGGACCCGAAGGCCTGCGCGAACCGCACCGTCAACGCCTACCTGAGCAGCGGGAAACTCCCGGCACGGGACGTCACCTGCACACCGTCCGCCGCTCAGCGCCCCGGCGTGGCTCAGCCCCTCGTCCCGGCGCCGCAGCACACACCGGCAGGGCCCCGCTTCTGA
- a CDS encoding AAA family ATPase, with amino-acid sequence MTGQVSTVVLMCGLPGAGKTTWARELVLRGYVRLSIDEAVWQRLGQQDAGVVLEAEAFDRLKEEVRREQRRELVELMLAGRDVVVDYSFWSRAARDDYKALVESHGCRWELVHLKADRTTLERRLEARNGERGANSVTVDEELLNHYLAKFEEPSGEGEQVFVQSPA; translated from the coding sequence ATGACGGGGCAGGTGAGCACGGTGGTGCTGATGTGTGGTCTTCCGGGAGCTGGCAAGACCACCTGGGCGAGGGAACTGGTCCTTCGCGGTTACGTACGTCTCTCGATCGACGAGGCCGTCTGGCAACGGCTCGGGCAGCAGGACGCCGGCGTGGTGCTTGAGGCGGAGGCCTTCGACCGGCTCAAGGAAGAGGTCCGCCGCGAGCAGCGGCGGGAGTTGGTCGAGTTGATGCTGGCCGGGCGCGACGTGGTGGTGGACTACAGCTTCTGGAGCCGGGCCGCCCGTGACGACTACAAGGCGCTGGTGGAGAGCCACGGGTGCCGTTGGGAGCTGGTCCACCTCAAGGCCGACCGGACGACGCTGGAGCGTCGTCTCGAGGCGCGCAACGGCGAGCGGGGGGCCAACTCCGTCACCGTGGACGAGGAGTTGCTCAACCACTACCTGGCCAAGTTCGAGGAACCGTCGGGTGAGGGTGAGCAGGTCTTCGTCCAATCCCCGGCCTGA